The Benincasa hispida cultivar B227 chromosome 9, ASM972705v1, whole genome shotgun sequence genome has a segment encoding these proteins:
- the LOC120085168 gene encoding ras-related protein Rab7 — protein MASRRRILLKVIILGDSGVGKTSLMNQYVNRKFSNQYKATIGADFLTKEVQLDDRLFTLQIWDTAGQERFQSLGVAFYRGADCCVLVYDVNVMKSFDNLNNWREEFLIQASPSDPENFPFVVLGNKVDVDGGNSRVVSEKKAKAWCASKGNIPYFETSAKEGFNVDAAFQCIAKNALKNEPEEEIYLPDTIDVAGGRQQRSTGCEC, from the exons ATGGCTTCTCGCAGGCGCATACTTTTGAAAGTCATTATCCTTGGCGACAGTGG CGTGGGGAAGACATCGTTAATGAATCA GTATGTGAATCGTAAGTTTAGCAATCAGTACAAGGCAACTATTGGAGCAGATTTTCTCACAAAGGAAGTTCAGCTCGATGACAGGTTATTTACGTTACAA ATTTGGGACACAGCTGGGCAAGAACGGTTCCAAAGTCTTGGAGTGGCATTTTACCGTGGTGCTGATTGCTGTGTTCTTGTTTATGATGTGAATGTTATGAAATCATTTGATAATCTTAACAACTGGCGAGAAGAGTTTTTAATTCAG GCTAGTCCATCTGATCCTGAAAACTTTCCTTTTGTCGTATTGGGGAACAAGGTCGACGTTGATGGTGGGAACAGTAGAGTG GTTTCTGAGAAGAAAGCAAAGGCGTGGTGTGCTTCAAAAGGAAACATACCATACTTTGAGACGTCTGCGAAAGAAGGATTCAATGTGGATGCTGCATTTCAGTGTATAGCAAAAAATGCCCTCAAGAATGAACCAGAAGAAGAAAT ATACCTTCCCGACACCATTGATGTTGCAGGTGGACGGCAGCAAAGATCAACAGGGTGTGAATGCTAA